A portion of the Lysinibacillus timonensis genome contains these proteins:
- a CDS encoding alpha-ketoacid dehydrogenase subunit beta → MAQMTMIQAITDALRCELKDDENVLVFGEDVGVNGGVFRATEGLQQEFGESRVFDTPLAESGIGGLAIGLALTGYRPVPEIQFFGFVFEVMDSISGQLARMRYRSGGVYSAPVTIRSPFGGGVHTPEMHSDSLEGLMAQSPGLKVVIPSTPYDAKGLLISSIRDNDPVVFLEHLKLYRSVREEVPEESYTIPIGKADVKREGTDLSIIAYGLMVHESLKAAEELEKEGYSVEVVDLRTVQPLDIETIIASVEKTNRAIVVQEAQKQAGIAANVVAEITERAILSLEAPVLRVAAPDTVYPFPQAENVWLPNYKDIMETAKKVLTF, encoded by the coding sequence ATGGCACAAATGACAATGATTCAAGCAATTACGGACGCACTTCGTTGCGAGTTGAAAGATGACGAAAACGTTTTAGTATTTGGTGAAGACGTCGGTGTAAATGGAGGCGTTTTCAGAGCTACTGAAGGTCTGCAACAAGAATTTGGTGAGAGCCGAGTATTTGATACACCACTTGCTGAATCTGGTATCGGTGGTTTGGCTATAGGTTTAGCTTTAACAGGTTACCGACCAGTACCTGAGATCCAATTCTTTGGTTTCGTATTTGAAGTAATGGATTCGATTAGTGGGCAATTAGCACGTATGCGTTATCGTAGTGGAGGAGTATATAGTGCACCAGTTACAATTCGCTCTCCATTTGGAGGAGGCGTTCATACACCTGAAATGCACTCTGATAGTTTAGAAGGTTTAATGGCTCAATCGCCGGGTCTAAAAGTTGTAATCCCGTCAACGCCATATGATGCGAAAGGATTATTAATTTCTTCCATTCGTGATAATGATCCTGTCGTTTTCTTAGAACATTTAAAGTTATATCGTTCTGTTCGTGAGGAAGTTCCTGAAGAATCATACACAATTCCTATTGGCAAAGCAGATGTGAAAAGAGAAGGCACAGATTTGTCAATTATTGCTTATGGGCTAATGGTACATGAGAGCTTAAAAGCAGCTGAAGAGTTAGAAAAAGAAGGCTATTCAGTGGAAGTTGTAGATTTACGTACAGTTCAACCACTTGATATTGAGACAATTATTGCTTCGGTAGAAAAAACAAATAGAGCGATTGTCGTTCAAGAAGCTCAAAAACAAGCTGGTATTGCAGCGAATGTTGTAGCGGAAATTACGGAAAGAGCGATTTTAAGTTTAGAAGCACCAGTTTTACGTGTTGCAGCGCCAGATACTGTTTACCCATTCCCGCAAGCTGAAAATGTTTGGTTACCAAATTACAAAGACATTATGGAAACAGCGAAAAAAGTTTTAACATTCTAG
- a CDS encoding dihydrolipoamide acetyltransferase family protein: protein MAFEFRMPDIGEGIHEGEIVKWFVKPGDKVQEDDVLCEIQNDKAVVEIPCPVDGTVEEVLVGEGSVAVVGDVLIRFDAPGYENLKLKGDDHHEEKETPAPQVQASYEQININPDADAKPAHVPATESEAVVDLNKRVIAMPSVRKFARDKDIDIRLVNGSGKNGRILKEDIVSFLNGGNSQTAVQTVESSIVEEVEATTTQSQPIPVSLEGEFPETREKISGIRKAIAKAMVHSKQTAPHVTLMDEVDVTELVAHRKKFKDIASEKGIKLTYLPYVVKALVSTLREFPEFNRSYDDATSEIIQKHYYNIGIAADTERGLLVPVVKHADRKSIFNISAEINELATKARDGKLAPNDMKGASCSITNIGSAGGQWFTPVINHPEVAILGIGRISEKPIIKNGEIIAAPVLALSLSFDHRMIDGATAQYALNHLKRLLAEPELLLMEA from the coding sequence ATGGCGTTTGAATTCCGCATGCCTGATATTGGAGAGGGTATCCATGAAGGAGAAATCGTAAAATGGTTCGTTAAACCAGGAGATAAAGTACAAGAAGATGACGTTTTATGTGAAATTCAAAATGATAAAGCAGTAGTTGAAATTCCTTGTCCAGTAGATGGTACTGTTGAAGAGGTATTAGTAGGTGAAGGAAGTGTAGCGGTCGTTGGTGATGTTTTAATTCGATTTGATGCGCCTGGATATGAAAATTTAAAACTTAAAGGCGATGATCATCACGAGGAAAAAGAAACACCAGCACCTCAAGTTCAAGCAAGCTACGAACAAATCAATATTAATCCTGACGCTGATGCAAAACCAGCTCATGTTCCTGCAACTGAATCAGAAGCAGTGGTTGATTTAAATAAAAGAGTTATTGCAATGCCATCTGTGCGTAAGTTTGCACGTGATAAAGATATAGATATTCGATTGGTCAACGGATCAGGGAAGAATGGCCGTATTTTAAAAGAAGATATAGTGAGCTTTTTAAATGGTGGGAATAGTCAAACGGCTGTTCAGACAGTGGAGAGTTCTATTGTGGAGGAAGTTGAGGCAACTACAACTCAATCACAACCAATACCTGTTTCATTAGAAGGGGAATTCCCTGAAACTAGAGAAAAAATTTCTGGCATCCGTAAAGCAATTGCAAAAGCAATGGTTCATTCTAAACAAACAGCTCCACATGTTACATTAATGGATGAAGTTGATGTAACAGAATTAGTTGCTCATCGTAAAAAGTTTAAGGATATTGCATCAGAAAAAGGAATTAAGTTAACTTATTTACCGTATGTGGTAAAGGCGTTAGTGTCAACTTTACGAGAATTCCCTGAATTTAATCGTTCATATGATGATGCAACTAGTGAAATTATCCAGAAACACTATTACAATATAGGTATAGCTGCTGATACTGAAAGAGGATTACTCGTTCCTGTCGTTAAACATGCAGATCGTAAATCTATTTTCAATATCTCAGCTGAAATTAACGAATTAGCTACAAAAGCACGAGATGGAAAATTAGCTCCAAATGATATGAAAGGTGCTTCTTGCTCAATTACAAATATTGGTTCTGCAGGTGGTCAATGGTTTACACCAGTAATCAATCATCCTGAGGTAGCTATATTAGGAATTGGAAGAATTTCAGAAAAACCGATAATAAAAAATGGTGAAATTATAGCTGCACCTGTGTTAGCATTATCTTTGAGCTTTGATCATCGAATGATCGACGGTGCGACTGCGCAATATGCTTTAAATCATTTAAAACGTTTGCTAGCCGAGCCGGAACTTTTATTAATGGAGGCGTAA
- the lpdA gene encoding dihydrolipoyl dehydrogenase codes for MVVGDFAIEIDTLVVGAGPGGYVAAIRAAQTGQKVTVVERDVVGGVCLNVGCIPSKALISVGHRFEQAKHSEDMGVFSSEVKLDFTKVQEFKNSVVNKLTGGVAGLLKGNKIETVKGEAYFVDANTVRVVNGDSAQTYTFKNAILATGSRPVEIPTFKFSKRVLSSTGALNLTELPGKLVVIGGGYIGTELGSAFANFGSEVTIIEGGKDILAGFEKAMTQIVKKGLKNKGVTIEVNASAKGVEETDNGVVVTYEVGGEEKKVEADYVLVTVGRRPNTDELGLEQIGIQFGERGLINVDKQCRTNIPNIYAIGDIVAGPQLAHKASYEGKVAAEAIAGEKSVVDYLAIPAVCFTDPEMATVGYNEEQAKAEGLEVTTAKFPFAANGRALALNQTEGFVKLVARKEDGLLVGAQIVGAGASDMISEMCLAIEGGMTAEDIALTIHPHPTLGEITMETAEVLLGNPIHIISK; via the coding sequence ATGGTAGTTGGAGATTTTGCAATTGAGATTGATACTCTCGTAGTAGGGGCTGGCCCTGGTGGTTATGTTGCGGCAATTCGTGCAGCACAAACTGGTCAAAAAGTAACTGTCGTAGAGAGAGATGTAGTAGGTGGCGTTTGTTTAAATGTAGGATGTATTCCATCAAAAGCATTAATTTCTGTAGGTCACCGTTTTGAACAAGCAAAACATTCAGAAGATATGGGGGTTTTTTCTTCTGAAGTTAAACTTGATTTTACTAAAGTTCAAGAATTTAAAAATAGTGTTGTAAACAAATTAACTGGCGGTGTGGCTGGTTTATTAAAAGGTAATAAAATTGAAACAGTAAAAGGTGAAGCATATTTTGTAGATGCTAATACAGTACGCGTTGTCAATGGCGATTCAGCTCAAACATACACATTTAAAAATGCTATTTTAGCAACGGGTTCTCGTCCTGTAGAAATCCCAACATTTAAATTCTCTAAACGTGTTCTAAGTTCTACAGGAGCTTTAAATTTAACTGAGTTACCTGGGAAATTAGTTGTTATTGGTGGAGGTTACATCGGTACTGAGCTAGGTTCAGCATTTGCTAACTTTGGTTCAGAAGTAACAATTATAGAAGGCGGTAAAGATATTTTAGCTGGTTTTGAGAAAGCAATGACTCAAATCGTTAAAAAAGGTCTTAAGAATAAAGGTGTTACTATTGAAGTGAATGCTTCTGCAAAAGGTGTAGAAGAAACTGATAATGGTGTTGTCGTTACTTATGAAGTTGGTGGCGAAGAAAAGAAAGTTGAAGCAGATTATGTATTAGTAACTGTTGGTCGCCGTCCAAATACAGATGAATTAGGATTAGAACAAATCGGTATTCAATTTGGTGAGCGCGGTTTAATCAACGTTGATAAACAATGCCGTACAAATATCCCGAACATCTATGCAATTGGTGATATAGTTGCAGGACCACAACTTGCTCATAAAGCATCTTACGAAGGTAAAGTTGCTGCTGAAGCAATTGCTGGTGAAAAATCTGTCGTTGATTATTTAGCAATTCCTGCTGTATGTTTCACAGATCCTGAAATGGCTACTGTTGGTTACAATGAAGAACAAGCAAAAGCTGAAGGACTTGAAGTAACGACAGCAAAATTCCCATTTGCAGCTAACGGACGTGCACTTGCTTTAAATCAAACTGAAGGTTTTGTAAAATTAGTTGCTCGTAAGGAAGATGGGTTATTAGTTGGTGCTCAAATTGTTGGAGCTGGTGCTTCTGATATGATTTCAGAAATGTGCTTAGCGATCGAAGGCGGTATGACTGCTGAAGATATCGCATTAACAATTCACCCTCACCCAACTTTAGGTGAAATTACAATGGAAACTGCTGAAGTATTACTTGGCAACCCAATTCATATTATTTCTAAATAA
- a CDS encoding sensor histidine kinase, with amino-acid sequence MKFSSMQSRFFTYFILIIFLISIVTGISYYHTLSDAIKEEIGLKALQIAKTTANRPDIIAGFYSENPSEILQPIAEEIRIDTDSEYVVIGDENGIRYAHPVEDRIGEEMVGGDNEGALEHGLSYISESTGTLGPAIRGKVPVIGYDGEIIGVVSVGYLKTNINSLFLKHLNNMVFIIIVVTLIGIICSYLLSKRIKKDLLNYEPIEIAELLKQRNALIESVREGIIMVNQNGVITVANSAAYKTLSINESDSLIGKEIRHVIPNSNMYEILKTGEKHLDKPTEIAGKKTIVNRIPIWSEGKVVGAVSSFRLQSEIDSLVLELSQVRKYTEALRSQTHEYNNFLYTISGLVQLQNYDEALNLIHSERAEQGSLIHFITQRINDSFVNGILIGFFNRAKELKVKFILDEDSKLERLPKRFQKHLFVSVLGNLITNAFEAVEHLEENDRVVRVLIIKQNGELIIEVEDSGKGLTDDLKSVLFEKRVSTKGEDSELRGFGLIKVSENVKELGGEIYIEKGDLGGALFIIVIHKGDINHE; translated from the coding sequence ATGAAGTTTTCTTCAATGCAGTCAAGATTCTTTACATATTTTATATTAATTATATTTTTAATTTCAATCGTGACGGGGATTTCATATTATCATACGCTGTCGGATGCAATAAAGGAGGAAATTGGACTTAAAGCATTACAAATTGCAAAAACTACAGCGAATCGTCCAGATATTATAGCAGGTTTCTATTCTGAAAATCCTTCTGAAATACTCCAACCAATTGCCGAAGAGATTCGAATTGATACAGATTCAGAATATGTAGTCATTGGTGACGAGAATGGTATTCGTTATGCTCACCCCGTTGAGGATAGAATTGGTGAGGAAATGGTAGGGGGCGATAATGAAGGGGCATTAGAACATGGATTATCTTACATATCAGAAAGTACAGGAACACTTGGGCCGGCAATAAGAGGAAAAGTACCGGTAATTGGATACGATGGTGAGATTATTGGAGTTGTTTCAGTTGGTTATCTAAAGACAAACATTAATTCACTATTTCTAAAACACTTAAATAATATGGTATTTATCATTATTGTTGTAACGTTAATTGGAATTATTTGTTCATATCTTCTATCGAAACGAATTAAGAAGGATCTGTTAAATTATGAACCTATTGAGATTGCAGAGTTGTTAAAACAACGAAATGCATTAATTGAATCGGTTCGAGAAGGTATTATTATGGTTAATCAAAACGGGGTCATTACCGTTGCAAACTCTGCTGCTTATAAAACATTATCAATTAATGAAAGCGATTCGTTAATTGGTAAAGAAATTCGACATGTGATACCTAATTCAAATATGTACGAAATCTTAAAAACTGGGGAAAAACATCTTGATAAGCCAACAGAAATAGCTGGAAAGAAAACAATTGTAAACCGGATTCCCATTTGGAGTGAAGGGAAAGTGGTCGGTGCTGTTTCAAGCTTTAGGTTACAATCAGAAATAGATAGCCTTGTATTGGAATTATCACAAGTAAGAAAATATACAGAAGCTTTAAGAAGCCAAACACATGAGTACAATAACTTTTTATATACCATATCTGGATTGGTTCAATTGCAAAATTACGATGAGGCTCTTAATTTAATCCATAGTGAACGTGCTGAACAAGGCAGTTTAATCCATTTTATTACACAGCGTATAAATGATTCTTTTGTAAATGGTATTTTAATAGGATTTTTTAATAGAGCAAAAGAATTGAAAGTGAAATTCATCCTTGATGAAGACAGTAAATTGGAGCGACTTCCTAAACGGTTTCAAAAGCACCTTTTTGTTTCGGTATTAGGTAACTTGATTACAAATGCTTTCGAAGCAGTTGAACATCTAGAAGAAAATGATCGAGTTGTTCGTGTTCTCATAATAAAGCAAAATGGAGAGCTAATAATTGAGGTAGAAGATAGCGGAAAGGGTTTGACTGACGATTTAAAAAGTGTCCTCTTTGAAAAAAGAGTATCTACAAAAGGGGAAGATAGTGAGCTACGTGGTTTTGGTTTAATAAAAGTTAGTGAAAATGTGAAAGAATTAGGGGGTGAGATCTATATAGAAAAAGGAGATTTAGGGGGAGCATTGTTTATCATCGTGATTCATAAGGGGGATATAAATCATGAATGA
- a CDS encoding response regulator → MNEIIEVLTVEDDKRIAQIHQKFIEKLSGFRNIGIALTYEEAIDWIDTFKPHLVLLDVFFPDKLGTEILEYIKKNSPDTDVIFITAASETDILKKAFRGGVVDYLLKPLTFERFKESLETYRAKRILFEKNTHLGVDEIKEIWASPKDIQMSQFAPKGIDVITRGKVFDYLKTCKNGITAEKLGAELGISRSTARRYLEHLVTENQVYTDLIYGTVGRPERRYFINKL, encoded by the coding sequence ATGAATGAAATAATAGAAGTATTAACAGTGGAAGATGATAAAAGAATTGCGCAAATTCATCAAAAGTTTATTGAAAAACTAAGTGGATTTCGTAATATTGGTATCGCTTTGACATATGAAGAGGCAATTGATTGGATTGATACATTTAAGCCACATTTAGTTTTATTAGATGTCTTTTTTCCAGATAAGCTAGGAACTGAAATTTTAGAATATATAAAAAAGAATAGTCCCGATACCGATGTCATTTTTATCACTGCAGCATCAGAGACTGACATTCTAAAAAAGGCATTTCGTGGTGGGGTAGTAGATTATTTATTGAAACCATTAACTTTTGAGAGATTTAAAGAAAGCTTAGAAACATATCGTGCAAAAAGAATACTTTTTGAGAAAAACACTCATTTAGGGGTAGATGAAATTAAAGAAATTTGGGCTTCTCCAAAGGACATACAAATGAGTCAGTTCGCTCCTAAAGGTATAGATGTTATTACAAGGGGAAAAGTGTTTGATTATTTAAAGACATGTAAGAATGGTATTACGGCAGAAAAATTAGGAGCGGAATTAGGAATAAGCCGGTCAACTGCTAGGCGTTATTTAGAACATCTCGTCACGGAAAACCAAGTATACACTGATTTAATATATGGAACAGTAGGTAGGCCAGAAAGGCGTTATTTTATCAACAAATTATAA
- the ltrA gene encoding group II intron reverse transcriptase/maturase, with protein MQRPQKTSQDGCLQRDKLETEEYARVCSPAVKEVGQQDGIDLIDKVIDSNNLFRACKKVKANKGAPGIDGMTVDELFGHVSKYLPHLKRKLKDGSYKPLPVKRVEIPKADGTKRKLGIPCVRDRMVQQAIYQVIGGIIDPKFSDSSFGFRPNRNQHQAIKKSIKYYEQGYKVVVDCDLKSYFDTINHQKLMEYLKEFIKDKIILKLIWKFLKSGILENGFTKPTEFGAPQGGVLSPILSNVYLNQLDIELEERGHKFVRFADDFCIYVKSKRAGERVLDSITKFLEKELKLTVNKTKSKVGSPTKLKFLGFCIHSTSKSTGCRPHHSAKKRFRDKLKYKTRRNRTGKFEDIVKEINQVTVGWINYYGIGLMKMFIQDMRKWLNHRLRQLIWKRWKKVKTRYYQLRRLGIQHNEAWKVANTRKGYWRISGSETLHKAIRTKTLIKWGIKDLNYLYERRYLSY; from the coding sequence GTGCAAAGACCGCAGAAAACATCGCAAGATGGCTGTTTGCAAAGGGATAAGTTGGAAACTGAAGAGTATGCAAGAGTGTGTAGTCCTGCCGTTAAAGAAGTAGGTCAACAAGATGGTATCGATTTAATTGATAAAGTAATTGATAGTAATAATCTTTTCAGAGCATGTAAGAAGGTTAAAGCCAACAAAGGTGCGCCTGGAATAGATGGAATGACAGTAGATGAACTTTTTGGTCATGTCAGTAAATACCTACCCCATCTTAAGAGAAAACTGAAAGATGGCTCATATAAGCCTCTTCCAGTCAAACGGGTTGAAATCCCGAAGGCGGATGGTACAAAACGAAAATTAGGCATTCCATGTGTTAGAGACCGTATGGTCCAACAAGCAATATATCAAGTAATAGGTGGAATAATAGACCCGAAATTTTCCGATTCAAGTTTTGGTTTTCGACCAAATAGAAACCAACACCAAGCCATAAAGAAATCTATCAAATACTATGAACAAGGCTATAAAGTGGTAGTGGATTGTGATCTCAAAAGTTACTTTGACACCATTAACCATCAAAAGCTAATGGAATACCTCAAGGAATTCATTAAAGATAAAATTATATTAAAGCTAATTTGGAAATTTCTTAAAAGCGGAATATTAGAGAATGGCTTTACCAAACCAACTGAATTCGGTGCGCCTCAAGGCGGTGTACTTTCACCAATTCTTAGTAATGTTTATTTAAATCAGTTAGATATAGAACTGGAGGAAAGAGGACATAAATTCGTTCGCTTTGCGGATGATTTTTGCATCTACGTTAAAAGTAAACGAGCTGGTGAACGTGTCCTTGATAGCATTACAAAGTTTTTGGAGAAGGAACTGAAGCTGACAGTTAATAAAACTAAAAGTAAGGTGGGGTCTCCGACCAAACTAAAATTTTTAGGTTTCTGTATCCACAGTACATCTAAAAGTACAGGATGTAGACCACACCACTCCGCGAAGAAAAGATTCAGAGATAAACTAAAATATAAAACTAGACGAAATCGTACTGGTAAATTTGAGGATATCGTTAAAGAAATTAATCAAGTTACGGTTGGATGGATAAATTACTATGGCATTGGTTTGATGAAAATGTTCATTCAAGATATGAGAAAGTGGCTAAACCATCGGTTAAGGCAACTTATTTGGAAAAGGTGGAAGAAAGTCAAGACAAGGTACTATCAACTTAGGAGATTAGGTATCCAACACAATGAAGCCTGGAAAGTAGCGAATACCCGTAAGGGTTATTGGAGGATTTCAGGAAGTGAAACTCTACATAAAGCTATTAGAACAAAAACGCTCATCAAATGGGGAATAAAGGACCTTAATTATTTGTATGAGCGTCGATACTTAAGTTATTGA
- a CDS encoding tripartite tricarboxylate transporter substrate binding protein, whose amino-acid sequence MKKKFINLFAMLILSIVLAACGSNSSNSSTNGGADSSASSYPENNIVIVAPSGAGGGWDLTARSIAKIMSETKLVEKAITVENRAGGGGAVFMAEYATKEAANDHMLMTKSPPIIINNLKAEGNSPYGYKDTTPLAQLTKDYGAIVVKADSTFNSLTELLDAIKADPSSITLAGGSAPGSMDHLVGILPAYAYGIDPKIVKYVSYDGGGEAIAALLGSNADVIATDASAIGEYVKSGDVKVLAVSSTERLTGVLEDVPTFKELGIDAEFTIWRGLFGPKDMSEEAFNYWTTKLGEMVETEEWQSELERNGWQHEYRNAEEFSTFLQEQEVVIGDLLKALDMHK is encoded by the coding sequence ATGAAGAAGAAATTTATCAATCTATTTGCAATGTTAATACTGAGTATTGTTTTAGCAGCTTGCGGTAGTAATTCCAGTAACTCATCTACGAATGGAGGGGCAGATTCAAGCGCCTCAAGTTATCCAGAAAATAACATTGTAATTGTTGCTCCATCTGGGGCTGGTGGTGGATGGGATTTAACTGCTCGTTCCATTGCAAAAATAATGTCTGAGACGAAATTAGTAGAAAAAGCGATAACAGTGGAAAATAGAGCTGGTGGTGGTGGTGCAGTTTTCATGGCAGAATACGCTACTAAAGAAGCTGCAAATGATCATATGTTAATGACTAAGTCACCACCTATTATTATTAATAACTTGAAAGCAGAAGGAAATAGCCCTTATGGTTATAAAGATACAACACCGCTTGCTCAATTAACGAAAGATTATGGAGCAATTGTTGTAAAAGCAGATTCAACTTTTAATAGTTTAACAGAGCTGTTAGATGCAATTAAAGCGGACCCATCGTCGATTACTCTTGCGGGAGGTTCTGCACCAGGCTCGATGGATCATTTAGTAGGAATATTACCAGCATATGCATATGGTATTGATCCAAAGATAGTAAAGTACGTTTCATATGATGGTGGCGGTGAAGCAATTGCAGCACTACTTGGTAGTAACGCAGACGTTATTGCTACAGATGCTTCAGCAATTGGTGAATATGTAAAATCTGGTGATGTAAAGGTATTAGCTGTAAGTTCTACTGAACGATTAACAGGAGTTTTAGAAGACGTTCCAACGTTTAAAGAATTAGGAATTGACGCAGAGTTTACAATTTGGAGAGGACTATTTGGTCCAAAGGATATGTCAGAGGAAGCATTTAATTATTGGACAACGAAACTTGGAGAAATGGTAGAAACTGAAGAGTGGCAAAGCGAGCTTGAAAGAAATGGATGGCAACACGAATATCGCAATGCTGAAGAGTTCTCTACTTTCTTACAAGAGCAAGAAGTAGTCATTGGTGATTTATTAAAAGCTCTTGACATGCATAAGTAA
- a CDS encoding tripartite tricarboxylate transporter TctB family protein: MSKTFDKFAGVIFLLISVLFIVESLKISGSAYGSSIGPKTFPLILGVILGLLSLRLLYETFKSKSNDKEIETFNVKKFGIIFISAVLYVFFLEILGYVISTLIFLVIAFQVMERGKLLNTVIIAACFTFGIYLMYVQLLGGALPRFSLF, encoded by the coding sequence ATGAGTAAAACATTCGATAAATTTGCGGGTGTAATATTTCTACTTATTAGTGTTCTATTTATCGTTGAGAGTCTTAAAATATCTGGAAGCGCATATGGTTCATCTATTGGACCAAAGACATTCCCACTTATACTAGGCGTTATCTTAGGATTGTTAAGTTTGAGATTATTATATGAAACATTTAAATCGAAATCTAATGACAAAGAAATTGAAACATTTAACGTGAAAAAATTTGGCATCATTTTTATTTCTGCAGTACTCTATGTCTTTTTCTTAGAAATCTTAGGTTATGTTATCTCGACTCTTATCTTTTTAGTGATAGCATTCCAGGTGATGGAACGAGGGAAACTCCTTAATACAGTCATTATTGCAGCTTGTTTTACATTTGGTATTTACTTAATGTATGTTCAATTACTTGGTGGAGCATTACCTAGGTTTTCATTATTTTAA
- a CDS encoding tripartite tricarboxylate transporter permease — METISYLLDGFAIAFQWQNILFALVGVIIGTAVGVLPGIGPMSGVALLIPVTATLTSGMPTESAAASSIILLAGVYYGAMYGGSTTSILLNTPGESSSVVTALDGYQMAQQGRAGAALSIAAIGSFVAGIISLIGLILLAEPLSNIALEFGPADYFSLMLLGLCAVSGLAGKSMTKALIMTVVGLMLGTIGIDAVSGIARFTYDQPVLYGGLEFLTIAVGLFALAEVFKTVLEQNGTVEPIAKINRILPTKQDLKDSAKPITRGSILGFFIGVLPGAGATLASFFSYITEKKLSKNPSSFGKGNIAGVAGPESANNAASGGAMIPLLTLGIPGSGTTAILMGAFIMYNVQPGPLLFDDHPQIAWGLIASMFLGNLILLVLNMPLVKVFAKIIQTPAKYLLPIIIAISFFGVYAVQYTTFDLYLLLGCGFLGYLLTKNDYPVAPLVLALVLGPMLENNMRRALTISNGEWSIFITEPLSLVFMIIAVAWILVPIILKALGRKVIVNEEE; from the coding sequence ATGGAAACGATATCCTATTTATTAGATGGTTTTGCTATAGCGTTTCAGTGGCAAAACATATTATTTGCACTTGTAGGTGTAATTATAGGAACTGCGGTAGGCGTGCTTCCCGGTATAGGGCCAATGAGTGGTGTTGCGTTATTAATTCCCGTAACTGCGACCTTAACCTCTGGTATGCCAACTGAATCTGCTGCTGCAAGTTCAATCATTTTATTAGCTGGTGTCTATTATGGAGCAATGTACGGTGGGTCAACAACCTCCATTTTACTAAATACACCTGGAGAATCTTCTTCGGTTGTAACTGCACTTGATGGTTATCAAATGGCACAACAAGGAAGAGCAGGAGCAGCTTTATCAATCGCTGCTATTGGTTCATTTGTTGCTGGAATTATATCTTTAATAGGATTAATATTATTAGCTGAACCACTATCAAACATAGCTTTAGAGTTTGGTCCAGCTGATTATTTTTCATTGATGCTCTTAGGGTTATGTGCTGTTAGTGGTCTAGCGGGAAAATCTATGACAAAAGCCTTAATAATGACCGTAGTTGGTCTAATGCTCGGAACAATTGGAATTGATGCAGTTTCCGGTATTGCACGCTTTACATATGATCAACCGGTGTTATACGGAGGATTAGAATTTTTAACGATTGCGGTTGGGTTATTTGCACTTGCAGAGGTGTTTAAAACAGTATTAGAACAAAACGGTACTGTCGAACCAATTGCAAAGATTAATCGAATATTGCCAACTAAACAAGATTTGAAAGATAGTGCTAAGCCAATTACAAGAGGATCTATATTAGGGTTTTTTATAGGGGTTTTACCAGGGGCGGGTGCTACTTTAGCTTCTTTCTTTTCTTATATTACAGAGAAAAAGCTTAGTAAAAATCCAAGCTCATTCGGAAAGGGAAATATTGCAGGTGTCGCTGGACCGGAATCTGCGAACAACGCTGCTTCGGGTGGAGCGATGATACCACTATTAACGTTAGGTATACCCGGTTCAGGAACAACTGCTATTCTTATGGGTGCTTTCATTATGTATAATGTACAGCCAGGTCCACTATTATTTGATGACCATCCTCAAATTGCGTGGGGATTAATTGCTAGTATGTTTTTAGGGAACTTAATATTATTAGTTTTAAATATGCCATTAGTTAAAGTATTTGCGAAGATTATACAAACACCAGCGAAGTACTTATTACCAATAATTATCGCTATTTCATTTTTTGGTGTATATGCAGTACAGTATACAACATTTGACCTGTACCTCTTACTTGGCTGCGGATTTTTAGGATATTTATTAACAAAGAATGATTATCCAGTTGCACCTCTTGTACTAGCACTAGTACTTGGACCTATGCTGGAAAATAATATGCGCCGAGCATTAACCATTTCAAATGGTGAGTGGAGTATTTTTATTACTGAACCATTATCTTTAGTGTTTATGATAATTGCAGTTGCATGGATTCTTGTACCAATTATACTTAAGGCACTAGGTCGAAAAGTGATTGTAAACGAAGAAGAGTGA